In Methanobacterium sp., the following are encoded in one genomic region:
- a CDS encoding TIGR04165 family Cys-rich peptide has protein sequence MKPEEMAKKCPKCGCQDKNRSQIRKDEGDDTIFLIPHVPKNGVEVIRCSECGHIFEYCEECKPVLEVKKKVI, from the coding sequence ATGAAACCAGAAGAAATGGCTAAAAAATGCCCTAAATGCGGCTGTCAGGATAAAAATAGATCCCAAATTAGAAAAGACGAAGGAGACGACACTATTTTTCTCATACCTCATGTACCTAAAAATGGTGTTGAAGTTATCCGCTGCAGCGAATGTGGACATATATTCGAATACTGTGAGGAATGTAAACCAGTATTAGAAGTAAAAAAGAAAGTTATTTAA
- a CDS encoding helix-turn-helix transcriptional regulator — protein sequence MDKCIELCLCPLEGVIDIVSKKWTLLIINSLGNHGKLRFNELMKELEGVSPKTLSDTLKVLEAEGLIKRKNFKEIPPRVEYSLIEDGIELRKAILPLIEWASKRENFKKGECSSSYRPAHHINDSTL from the coding sequence ATGGATAAATGCATAGAATTATGTCTCTGCCCTTTAGAAGGAGTAATTGACATTGTTAGTAAAAAATGGACCCTTCTAATAATAAATTCCCTTGGAAATCACGGAAAACTCAGGTTCAATGAATTAATGAAAGAACTTGAAGGCGTTAGCCCTAAAACATTATCAGATACCTTAAAGGTTCTTGAAGCTGAAGGATTGATTAAAAGGAAAAATTTTAAGGAAATACCTCCCCGAGTTGAATATTCACTAATAGAAGATGGAATTGAACTTAGAAAAGCTATATTGCCCCTTATTGAATGGGCTTCAAAAAGAGAAAACTTTAAAAAAGGTGAATGTTCAAGTTCATATCGTCCAGCCCATCACATAAACGATTCAACACTTTAA
- a CDS encoding SDR family oxidoreductase, which yields MSSSDYYKDKICIVTGGNSGIGYALCEELLKRGAVVYMAGRNPKKVADAAEQLSEYGDKLHTLIVDVTVQKQVQKAIEDTVAETGRLDMLFNNAGVGGTLPFTTATLEDWKTIIDTNLWSVIYGVHTAVPIMLKQGFGHIVNTSSIAGIVPPPFQALYSLTKYGVTGLTECLRYEYADKGLHFSTICPAFVATPILNKGIDGKPRGELKIPKDAYPADKAAIDSLDKVSELKGIIIIPEEPNTELWRDYVLGKGDESLLSLARERRADYEKILKEMNLSPEEYEEKHMLL from the coding sequence ATGAGCAGTTCAGATTATTATAAAGATAAAATATGTATTGTTACAGGCGGAAATTCAGGTATTGGATATGCATTATGTGAAGAACTTTTAAAAAGAGGAGCAGTTGTTTACATGGCTGGAAGAAACCCTAAAAAGGTTGCCGACGCTGCAGAACAACTCTCTGAATATGGAGATAAATTACATACTCTAATTGTGGATGTTACAGTTCAAAAACAGGTACAAAAGGCCATTGAAGATACAGTAGCAGAAACTGGCAGGTTGGATATGTTATTCAACAATGCTGGAGTTGGAGGTACTCTACCTTTTACGACTGCTACCCTCGAGGATTGGAAAACTATTATTGATACCAATCTTTGGAGTGTCATTTATGGTGTTCATACTGCAGTACCCATCATGCTGAAACAGGGATTTGGTCACATTGTTAACACCAGCTCCATTGCAGGGATTGTCCCGCCTCCATTTCAGGCACTTTATTCCCTTACAAAATATGGTGTCACTGGGCTTACAGAATGCTTGAGATATGAATATGCAGATAAAGGCCTTCATTTTTCAACTATCTGCCCTGCCTTTGTTGCAACACCTATCTTAAACAAAGGAATTGATGGCAAACCTCGAGGAGAATTAAAAATCCCTAAAGATGCATATCCTGCAGATAAAGCAGCGATAGACAGTCTAGACAAAGTTTCAGAACTTAAGGGCATTATTATCATACCTGAGGAACCTAATACTGAATTATGGAGAGATTATGTCCTTGGAAAAGGAGATGAATCCCTATTAAGCTTGGCACGTGAACGCAGGGCAGATTATGAAAAAATCTTAAAAGAAATGAACCTCAGCCCAGAAGAATATGAAGAAAAACATATGTTGTTATAG
- a CDS encoding acetoacetate decarboxylase family protein, with protein MFKPEKDSAYLMPIHFGGGKFDPNETINQKSIGLNISYETDAKILENFIPEGFELLAPVVDVGFGKFSEINWMHGGQYNVVNVAVPVKFHGKKDELEGIYTLIVWENKTAPILGGREQTGQPKVFADIEDLHILKPHYATTASYEGNTFLNMDFEATEEVTGKELEELKPQFATINNIGWRYIPKVGGPGADLSQFILYPQGVDVERAQIGKGSLKWTELTPMQNPSQWWMINSLAALPIKKITQAILTEGNATLHSRGSRLIE; from the coding sequence ATGTTTAAACCAGAAAAAGATTCTGCATATTTGATGCCAATACATTTCGGCGGAGGAAAGTTCGACCCAAATGAAACAATTAATCAAAAATCAATAGGTCTTAACATCAGTTATGAGACTGATGCAAAAATTCTTGAAAATTTCATTCCTGAAGGGTTTGAATTACTGGCTCCTGTAGTTGATGTTGGCTTCGGCAAATTTAGTGAGATAAATTGGATGCATGGCGGACAATACAATGTGGTTAATGTAGCAGTGCCTGTCAAGTTCCACGGGAAAAAAGATGAACTGGAAGGAATTTACACATTGATTGTATGGGAAAATAAGACAGCACCCATCCTTGGGGGTCGTGAACAGACAGGACAGCCCAAAGTTTTCGCTGATATTGAAGACTTGCATATTTTAAAACCTCATTATGCCACAACTGCCAGTTATGAGGGAAACACCTTCTTGAACATGGATTTTGAAGCCACAGAAGAAGTAACTGGAAAAGAATTAGAAGAACTAAAACCCCAATTTGCAACGATAAACAACATTGGATGGAGATATATTCCTAAAGTAGGAGGTCCTGGAGCTGATTTAAGTCAGTTTATTCTGTATCCTCAAGGTGTAGATGTCGAACGTGCGCAAATAGGAAAAGGAAGTCTTAAATGGACTGAATTGACTCCTATGCAGAACCCTTCACAGTGGTGGATGATTAACAGTCTTGCTGCTCTACCTATAAAAAAAATAACTCAAGCTATACTAACTGAAGGAAATGCAACCCTTCACTCCCGAGGATCAAGACTTATTGAATAA
- a CDS encoding DUF362 domain-containing protein yields the protein MALGEASTSALLVGASYSLNSEKTVTTEAVFEGRCGDFYGGWGFYFVRKYLKEHHPSSHVDDPMNGYEDSIKGRYFAPGKAHDRLMVYDLNKIDEDPFRGRTVSVPGGENFKDITLHKVIIGGDPQNADDIKDYPGCVLINVPKMKIHAQDLITNAIKNLGIGLYPTQCASSSESNYSWEYAMPATENPTFKGKLPHMPWIAEIDEDTNLPIMDENGAYIVTKTAGMKGTQADVIKAVQNQGVFMMHISDSVNMINLSHNPEGIAVRIPEGYIWSSLDCVALDLLCARYCFKTVPMSEGMRLKEENNWNTEFVHHVPVARIDGKNIITEEGLDSPLFRYNLYEYAEKRGIGQQKYYVTGWDSVTSTPLTSIAGHLGRIDNEKFVELMTKTMYYNPSCMLWDMQKTILSYAEAHDTLTGTSIFKEFIDSFDENHDGIIDYDENGRKGIWTPGFSIMSYALDIMITEDFGALKGPFYQNANFYLKNGNENWNPHGHNFAQEYVLMGIANMAYEMSKSKIQSEDPFIQGMSWGNGLWPSWELAKHAMIFSSIYGALSLDKINIGSLYGLAFSYADKTGNNGLYTGSVDQRESDPEALNAYFNAISKGADLLDFILYVPIGLGNMDNIKIPNVEETNDPSKIFTAHFNQGQEVW from the coding sequence ATGGCCTTAGGTGAAGCTTCCACTTCTGCACTTCTTGTTGGGGCAAGTTACAGTCTTAATTCAGAAAAAACTGTCACCACAGAAGCTGTTTTTGAAGGGAGGTGTGGAGACTTTTATGGGGGTTGGGGTTTTTATTTTGTCCGTAAATACCTTAAAGAGCATCACCCTTCATCTCATGTCGATGACCCTATGAATGGCTATGAAGATAGCATAAAAGGTAGATATTTCGCACCTGGTAAAGCTCATGACCGGCTGATGGTCTACGATCTAAACAAGATAGATGAAGATCCATTCAGAGGTAGAACTGTTTCTGTTCCAGGAGGAGAAAATTTCAAGGATATCACTTTGCATAAAGTCATTATTGGAGGCGATCCTCAAAATGCTGATGATATCAAAGATTACCCTGGCTGTGTCTTGATTAATGTTCCTAAAATGAAAATCCATGCTCAGGATCTAATAACAAATGCCATCAAAAACCTTGGTATTGGTCTTTATCCTACTCAATGTGCTTCATCAAGTGAAAGTAATTATTCATGGGAATACGCTATGCCTGCCACAGAAAATCCGACTTTCAAAGGCAAACTACCACATATGCCATGGATCGCTGAAATAGACGAAGATACTAACTTACCTATCATGGATGAAAATGGGGCATACATAGTTACAAAAACTGCAGGAATGAAAGGAACTCAAGCAGATGTTATCAAAGCAGTGCAAAATCAGGGAGTTTTTATGATGCATATTTCTGATTCTGTCAACATGATCAATCTAAGCCATAATCCTGAGGGGATAGCTGTTAGAATTCCTGAAGGATATATCTGGTCATCTTTAGACTGTGTTGCACTGGATCTTTTATGTGCACGTTACTGCTTCAAAACTGTCCCCATGTCTGAAGGAATGAGACTCAAAGAAGAAAATAACTGGAATACCGAGTTCGTACATCACGTCCCTGTGGCCAGAATAGATGGAAAAAATATAATAACTGAAGAAGGGCTTGATTCACCGCTTTTCAGGTATAATCTATATGAATATGCTGAAAAAAGAGGAATAGGACAGCAAAAGTACTATGTTACAGGTTGGGATAGTGTAACCAGTACTCCATTAACTTCTATTGCTGGTCATCTCGGTAGAATTGATAATGAAAAATTCGTTGAACTAATGACTAAAACCATGTACTATAATCCTAGTTGCATGCTATGGGACATGCAAAAAACTATTTTGAGCTATGCAGAAGCACACGATACATTAACAGGGACTTCAATTTTCAAAGAATTCATTGATAGTTTTGATGAGAATCATGATGGAATTATTGATTATGATGAGAATGGGCGAAAAGGCATTTGGACTCCCGGATTCAGTATAATGTCATATGCACTGGATATTATGATTACGGAAGATTTTGGAGCTCTTAAAGGGCCTTTTTATCAAAATGCAAATTTTTACCTTAAAAATGGCAACGAAAACTGGAATCCTCATGGACATAATTTTGCCCAGGAATATGTGTTAATGGGAATTGCTAATATGGCATATGAAATGTCAAAATCGAAGATTCAAAGTGAAGACCCATTTATACAAGGTATGAGCTGGGGAAATGGTTTATGGCCTAGTTGGGAGCTTGCAAAACATGCCATGATATTCAGTTCCATATACGGTGCCTTATCTTTAGATAAGATCAATATTGGCTCTCTTTATGGCCTAGCATTCAGTTACGCAGATAAAACTGGAAATAACGGTTTATACACTGGAAGTGTTGATCAGCGAGAATCTGATCCAGAAGCCTTAAATGCATACTTTAATGCAATCTCTAAAGGAGCGGATCTTTTGGATTTTATCCTTTATGTACCAATAGGCCTTGGAAATATGGATAATATTAAAATTCCTAATGTAGAAGAAACCAATGATCCCAGCAAAATATTTACTGCTCATTTTAACCAAGGTCAGGAAGTCTGGTAA
- a CDS encoding DUF308 domain-containing protein gives MQKQKTFFKITEESDLSMEVVILMVFGVFMLLFGFLLFEIHTGALPYTPDSTYGLFLVIVSFQIITMGKTPFGDLRRSWALIIIGICTAILGMVACFIPGYLSGVVKTLVGIILFTGGITLLLQLFISKKRAKTWIKIPGILQQLTIACGIVYVITIISGLITLIPSITTDSITAVILIIYGISFFYLSWCIHNVSKAYPTEEPGNLTLNKSKGLLSLFNEATLPLGSAILLVLAVLLILLGILLFPVANGLIPFSPDGQLGLLLFIYAIQIMALGETPIGQYKRSRLMIIIGLVFATLGIFSCIVPGILTGIIKILIGLLSIIGGFILLIKRFRPQTYETNDSEVKKVNIPPIVKKLIITQTLMNIVAIVFGFSALAGGLLPGQVVAGMLVIYGLILLVLVFILQKMDQIEMS, from the coding sequence ATGCAAAAACAAAAAACATTTTTTAAAATAACTGAAGAATCTGATCTTTCTATGGAAGTTGTTATTTTAATGGTTTTCGGAGTATTTATGCTTCTATTTGGCTTTCTTCTTTTTGAAATTCATACAGGAGCTTTGCCTTATACTCCCGACAGCACATACGGACTTTTCCTAGTAATTGTTTCATTTCAAATTATAACAATGGGTAAAACTCCCTTTGGAGATCTCCGTCGTTCATGGGCACTTATTATAATTGGGATATGCACAGCAATTCTTGGAATGGTCGCTTGTTTCATTCCAGGGTACCTTTCAGGAGTTGTCAAGACACTGGTTGGAATAATCCTTTTTACTGGGGGGATTACCCTTCTTTTGCAGTTATTTATCTCCAAAAAAAGGGCAAAAACCTGGATTAAAATTCCAGGTATCTTACAGCAATTAACCATTGCATGTGGAATTGTATATGTAATAACAATAATTTCAGGCCTGATAACACTTATTCCAAGTATTACAACAGATTCAATAACTGCAGTGATTCTTATTATTTATGGAATCAGTTTTTTCTATCTTTCATGGTGTATTCACAATGTTTCAAAGGCATATCCTACAGAAGAACCAGGAAATCTTACATTAAATAAATCAAAAGGGCTTTTAAGCCTTTTTAACGAGGCCACTCTCCCACTAGGGTCTGCAATACTATTAGTACTAGCAGTTCTCCTAATACTTCTAGGAATACTCCTATTTCCAGTGGCAAATGGTCTAATACCCTTTTCTCCAGATGGTCAGTTGGGACTGCTTTTGTTTATCTATGCCATTCAAATAATGGCTTTAGGAGAAACCCCTATTGGCCAATATAAACGTTCCAGATTAATGATAATAATTGGACTAGTATTTGCCACATTGGGAATTTTTTCATGTATAGTTCCTGGAATTTTAACCGGGATAATAAAAATACTCATTGGACTTTTAAGTATCATCGGAGGATTTATATTACTTATCAAAAGATTCCGGCCACAAACATATGAAACCAATGATTCTGAAGTAAAAAAAGTAAATATTCCCCCTATTGTAAAAAAACTAATAATTACTCAGACCTTAATGAATATTGTAGCAATTGTTTTTGGTTTTTCCGCCCTTGCTGGAGGTCTTCTTCCAGGCCAGGTTGTAGCTGGAATGCTAGTTATCTATGGACTAATACTTCTAGTATTAGTATTTATCCTTCAGAAGATGGATCAGATTGAAATGAGTTGA